From Pseudomonas fluorescens:
TCGGCCAGCTGTTTTTGCAAGCGTCGCTCTTCCAGGAGATTGTCGATAGTGCGGCGTTTGCTTAGATTGGTCTTGGCCACCTCTACTACAGGTGTTTCTGCCCCGTCGTCATCCGACTCAACGAGGTCGTCATCCACTTCCAGTTGTTCTTTGCCAGTGCTCATAAGGTTAACTCCGGGCTAAGACTGCCGTTGGCGCTCCTTATAACGATAATCCATGGATGGGTAAAAAAGATTTTTTCAATCGACTGATCGTAAAAATCAATGATTCCTCAATCGTCGGAGGTTTTTTCCTTGTACTCGCACAGGTCCTCGATGCGACAGCTGCCGCAGCGTGGCTTGCGCGCCTGGCAGACATAACGCCCGTGCAGGATCAGCCAATGATGCGAATCGAGCAGATAGGGCTTGGGAACAAACTTCATCAGCTGCTTTTCCACTTCCACCACGTTCTTCCCGCGTGCAATGCCGGTGCGGTTGCTGACACGAAAAATATGTGTGTCCACGGCCATTGTCAGCTGGCGAAACGCCGTATTGAGCACCACATTGGCCGTCTTGCGGCCCACGCCGGGCAGCGCTTCCAAGGCTTCGCGTGTTTGCGGTACTTCACCGCCATGCCGCTCCACCAGCAGGCGGCAGGTCTCGATGACATTCTTGGCCTTGCTGTTATACAGGCCGATGGTCTTGATGTACTCGGACAAACCCTCAACGCCCAGGGCATAAATCGCCGCGGGTGTGTTCGCCACAGGAAATAGCTTGGCCGTGGCCTTGTTGACGCCCACATCGGTCGATTGGGCCGAGAGAATCACGGCAATCAGCAACTCGAATGGCGATGAGTAGGCCAGTTCGGTCTTGGGTTCCGGATTGTCTTCGTGAAGCCTGCGAAAAATTTCCAATCGTTTTGCGGCGTTCATGGGGCGAGCGGCTCCTTGCTGGCGGTCAGCGTGATTTCGAGTAGTGGGCCCAGGCTTGGCACCCTGCGAGCAGTAACCCGAGCAGGATAAACCCGGCAGGCATGAATGTGGTGGCGGTACCGGCGCGTAGCAACCCCAGCAGTATCAGCAGGGCGGCGAAAAGGCCAAACAGCCGCAGGCGTGCCTTGTGCTGGCCGGCCGCGAAGAAGCCGCCGTGTTCCAGTACTACGCATTGCACGCTGATCATGGCGAGATAGAGGCCCAGTTGCTGATAGGTCGTGAGTGCAAATGCCTGCAACAGTAACTGCACGACACTGACCAGGGTCGCGGCCAGCATCAGGCTGGCAATCAACCGTAAGGGGGCGCTGAGGCGGGATCGCACACCTGCCATGACCAGGCCATACAGCGTCACGACTAGCACGGACAGCCCCAGGAAACTCAGGGCCTTGGGCAGCGTGTCACTCACTCCGATCAACGGTGTCAGCATCAGCGTATTGGCCAGGCCAAAGGCTTTAGTCATGGGCCGCGTGCTCCAGCAATGCAGATCGATGTTCGTCGAAAAAACGCAGCGCATCGTGGGCGGCATTGGACACCGCGCGGGAAGTCAGGGTCGCGCCTGCCATCTGATCGAATGTCGGGTCTTTCAGGTCGCTGCGGGTGCGGCCTTTGAAGGCGGCCAGCCAAGGGTTGCCGGGCTCACTGATATGGCCACCAAGGCTTGGGGTTTCCGAGTGCGCCAGCGGTTTGATTGCCAGCAGCTTACCGTCGCGGTCGATGGCCACCAGCAGTTCAATCGGCCCGCCGTAGCCGTTGGCTTGTAACCGCAGGATCACGGCGCTTGCCTGGCCGGCCAGGGTTGCCAAGTAGCCACCTTGAAGCTGGCTGTTTGACAGGGGTTGGGGAGCGATCGCCAGCGCCTGGTCCAAGGGCTGGTTGTCGTAGCGGTCCGCGGGTAGCAGGTCGAGTAGGGCCTGACGCTGTTGCGCCTGGGCTTGGAGCGCCACATGGCCGGCGGTCAGGTGCTGCAGCCCCAAGGTCAAGGCGATGCCGCCCATGCTAATCAGCAGCGCCAACAGCAGGCCTCGGGTGACTCTCATGCATTCACCTGCGGCTGTTTCGGTGCCACCAGGCGCTCCAGCGCGGGCACGGCCAGGTTCATCAGCAATACTGCGAAGGCTACCCCGTCCGGGTAACCGCCCCACGTGCGAATCAGATAGGTCAGCGCGCCTACGCCCGCGCCAAAGAGCAGGCGTGCCCGCGGGCTCCTGGGGCCCGACACCGGCTCGGTGATGATGAAAAAGGCGCCGAGAAGGGTGGCGCCGGTCAGCAGATGAAACAGCGGCGAGCCATGGGAATCCGAACCCGACCCGTTCCAGCACAGCAGGCTGATCACAAATAGGCTGCCCAGCATGCCAACGGGTGCATGCCAGCTGAACACGCGCTGCCATAACAGCCAGAGGCCACCCATGAGATAGGCCAGGCCGACCCACTCGCTGGCCCTGCCGCCGAAATGCCCAAATGCCGGGCTGCGCGCGAACAGCTCGTCGATGGTCAGGCTCTTGTTGATTCGCAGGGCATCCAAGGCGGTGGCCTGGGCCCAGGCATCCGGCGCCGCGCCGTGCAGGCCCAGAACC
This genomic window contains:
- a CDS encoding PA3496 family putative envelope integrity protein; this translates as MSTGKEQLEVDDDLVESDDDGAETPVVEVAKTNLSKRRTIDNLLEERRLQKQLADYDFDL
- the nth gene encoding endonuclease III, giving the protein MNAAKRLEIFRRLHEDNPEPKTELAYSSPFELLIAVILSAQSTDVGVNKATAKLFPVANTPAAIYALGVEGLSEYIKTIGLYNSKAKNVIETCRLLVERHGGEVPQTREALEALPGVGRKTANVVLNTAFRQLTMAVDTHIFRVSNRTGIARGKNVVEVEKQLMKFVPKPYLLDSHHWLILHGRYVCQARKPRCGSCRIEDLCEYKEKTSDD
- a CDS encoding Rnf-Nqr domain containing protein, which gives rise to MTKAFGLANTLMLTPLIGVSDTLPKALSFLGLSVLVVTLYGLVMAGVRSRLSAPLRLIASLMLAATLVSVVQLLLQAFALTTYQQLGLYLAMISVQCVVLEHGGFFAAGQHKARLRLFGLFAALLILLGLLRAGTATTFMPAGFILLGLLLAGCQAWAHYSKSR
- a CDS encoding RnfABCDGE type electron transport complex subunit G translates to MRVTRGLLLALLISMGGIALTLGLQHLTAGHVALQAQAQQRQALLDLLPADRYDNQPLDQALAIAPQPLSNSQLQGGYLATLAGQASAVILRLQANGYGGPIELLVAIDRDGKLLAIKPLAHSETPSLGGHISEPGNPWLAAFKGRTRSDLKDPTFDQMAGATLTSRAVSNAAHDALRFFDEHRSALLEHAAHD
- a CDS encoding RnfABCDGE type electron transport complex subunit D, translated to MTTPDPQQALQRVLLATLPGVVALCWWYGWGVLINLILAGGCALLVDAGVDRLRGRRVRDLSSLVSATLLALALPPYCPWWLCVAAVTGGLLLGKHLYGGNRNPFNPAMVGYALMLVAFPQPMSHWPAPHGLDLLAGVNQVLGLHGAAPDAWAQATALDALRINKSLTIDELFARSPAFGHFGGRASEWVGLAYLMGGLWLLWQRVFSWHAPVGMLGSLFVISLLCWNGSGSDSHGSPLFHLLTGATLLGAFFIITEPVSGPRSPRARLLFGAGVGALTYLIRTWGGYPDGVAFAVLLMNLAVPALERLVAPKQPQVNA